Proteins encoded in a region of the Arvicanthis niloticus isolate mArvNil1 chromosome 16, mArvNil1.pat.X, whole genome shotgun sequence genome:
- the LOC117721231 gene encoding beta-defensin 39: protein MKMSCFLLLILSLSCFLVDPASGVDSIKCFQENNTCHTIHCPYFQDEVGTCYDGRGKCCQKRLLYIKVPRKKV, encoded by the exons ATGAAGATGTCCTGCTTTCTGCTACTGATCCTCTCTCTATCCTGCTTCCTGGTCGACCCAG CTTCTGGTGTTgattcaataaaatgttttcaagagAACAACACCTGTCACACCATCCATTGCCCATATTTTCAAGATGAGGTCGGCACGTGCTATGACGGAAGAGGCAAGTGTTGCCAAAAACGCCTTTTGTATATCAAAGTTCCAAGGAAGAAGGTGTAA